A genomic stretch from Chitinophagaceae bacterium includes:
- a CDS encoding peptidylprolyl isomerase has product MKRFILFLGLICLFTSAEAKKRKVKIVTGKGTIVVLLSDKTPKHRDNFIKLVKQKFYDSIIFHRVIKDFMIQAGDPDTRKPEPGKRYGSGGLKYTIPAEFDTSLFHKRGVLAAARDNNPEKASSSCQFYIVQGKKHTDSSLNEVEIKRLGGRKIPLNHREVYKTIGGSPHLDQNYTIFGIVIKGMDVVDKIANGTRDQYNRPKEDVRIIKMRLKKKFIFF; this is encoded by the coding sequence ATGAAGAGGTTCATATTATTTCTTGGTTTGATCTGCCTGTTTACATCAGCCGAAGCAAAAAAAAGAAAAGTAAAAATTGTTACCGGCAAGGGAACAATTGTGGTTTTGCTCAGTGATAAAACGCCCAAACACAGGGACAATTTTATTAAACTGGTGAAACAGAAATTCTACGACAGTATTATTTTTCACCGGGTGATTAAAGATTTCATGATCCAGGCAGGTGATCCTGATACCCGGAAACCTGAACCAGGAAAACGATATGGAAGTGGCGGGTTGAAGTATACGATTCCCGCTGAATTTGATACATCGCTTTTTCACAAACGTGGTGTTTTAGCAGCTGCAAGAGATAATAACCCCGAGAAGGCCAGCAGCAGTTGCCAGTTCTATATTGTACAGGGAAAGAAACATACAGACAGCTCATTGAATGAGGTGGAAATAAAACGCCTGGGTGGAAGAAAAATTCCGCTCAACCACCGTGAAGTATATAAGACCATTGGCGGTAGCCCGCATCTCGATCAGAATTATACCATCTTCGGCATAGTGATTAAAGGAATGGATGTGGTGGATAAAATTGCGAACGGAACAAGAGATCAGTACAACCGGCCAAAAGAAGATGTCCGTATCATCAAAATGCGGTTGAAGAAGAAATTTATATTT